The Lasioglossum baleicum chromosome 15, iyLasBale1, whole genome shotgun sequence genome has a segment encoding these proteins:
- the LOC143216363 gene encoding uncharacterized protein LOC143216363, protein MEELNAFYKKVQTYLMKKNQECDGLQFLTVRATYESIGHIDEVCETMLNLFESYGIPTKEKSLVSNEKCALSYLYLLLNAKFKNQERLGEDIVRGHLVDMCPPISPYLFIQILWKLEYEEVLIQSFYYMPFDLFTEVLAIVTKCIEKLPFPKSMNFIHDIISIAYTKLLRLNEVGVQSQNLEESIENYENNLQEFLLLLTNPEIVSLATSSSLKKSERCGVMLKKLISTVHNCLEHKIQTISTSGDLRKLYNITFGNDTYEKCEESRLKIAIATLNGNLIELLFTKIKEIDCYVYLDWAEIDDEDNSMISLQRSIGIGCYYFLEFIKNNEELSQNSQLVQCLQVFASKPDLDKSSFVLSLQELCCAISEGKKELMKELLCRYKEWDRSILDFVFTNRSLLGKKECFNLLQYLTFVLEQSTDEEFKNLSYTLVMRILSLQVIPDIYEIVMMYLTKHDGKNYLESPHTEEAFNDFIAQNSNMQTSTNLRIVLIFLLKNPRLILTIILKITIGHQDYGGTMIPANDTLLLSPFMRIRGDNNEILLTSILRTICVGDAQWDGRKFMKFIAVLLEQSVIDEDNLMNNVFIPYLEEDTVNLTNLNYVLYSIRKLRAQCTKNTNFKNLIMALAKKMSFLRNDKRNSKYASNETFNQITKILTYFLATKSDVIPDSMRREIFEEVQAVIEPIDKLHFTPLWFLMRRDPSPIAIIEDYERRCFNVINRLKEDPTTPEKLRDYLSNLSLLREDFLRYLITRSTEEECRRLSIEVIKIYCYGFGWNTDLEGYDHFSRLMIEACCLALEYPIIGGVDLFLSLFKSFTDFAKKLLSERPENLRKLYESLTKKLRQLERIICKTDYAELYNSCFTNSNRDTQDDYNNFMELVNNCSRFCDQCLNFEQNYNDMYNELSMKCHNPKISSFYVNHEIISACMKVPATEAYECIKRMNELFVSS, encoded by the coding sequence ATGGAAGAACTGAATGCATTTTATAAAAAGGTTCAAACATACCTGATGAAGAAGAATCAAGAATGCGATGGTCTACAGTTTCTGACTGTACGGGCAACGTACGAAAGTATCGGTCACATCGACGAAGTGTGCGAAACAATGTTGAACTTATTCGAGTCTTACGGCATACCCACAAAAGAAAAGAGTCTGGTCAGCAACGAGAAATGTGCTCTATCTTACTTGTATTTATTACTAAATGCTAAATTTAAGAACCAAGAGCGTTTGGGAGAAGACATTGTCAGAGGCCATCTAGTTGATATGTGCCCGCCGATATCTccgtatttatttatacaaatattgTGGAAGCTAGAATACGAGGAAGTTTTAATACAGTCCTTTTATTATATGCCCTTCGATCTGTTCACAGAAGTACTGGCCATAGTGACAAAGTGTATAGAAAAATTACCTTTTCCGAAATCAATGAACTTTATACATGATATAATATCAATTGCGTACACCAAACTTCTTAGACTGAACGAAGTCGGTGTACAGTCTCAAAATCTCGAAGAAAgtatagaaaattatgaaaataatctTCAAGAGTTCCTACTACTGTTAACAAATCCAGAGATTGTATCTCTGGCAACATCgtcgagtttaaaaaaaagcgaGCGTTGCGGTGTTATgctgaaaaaattgatttctacagtacataattgtttagagcATAAGATTCAAACGATTTCTACGTCTGGAgatttaagaaaattatacaaCATAACGTTTGGAAATGATACGTACGAAAAATGCGAAGAGAGTCGCTTGAAAATCGCAATAGCAACGTTAAACGGAAATTTGATAGAATTGTTGTTCACTAAAATTAAAGAAATCGATTGTTATGTCTATTTGGACTGGGCGGAGATAGACGACGAAGACAATAGTATGATCTCGTTACAACGTTCTATTGGAATTGGATGTTACTATTTTCTAGAATTTATAAAGAACAACGAGGAGCTGTCGCAGAATAGTCAACTCGTACAATGTTTGCAGGTTTTCGCCTCGAAACCAGATCTCGATAAGTCAAGTTTCGTTTTAAGTTTGCAAGAACTTTGCTGTGCCATATCTGAAGGTAAAAAGGAGCTTATGAAAGAATTGTTATGTCGATACAAAGAATGGGACAGATCGATACTTGATTTCGTTTTTACGAACAGATCTTTACTAGGGAAGAAAGAATGCTTTAATCTGTTACAATATTTAActttcgttctcgaacagtcgaCAGACGAAGAATTCAAGAATCTCAGTTATACTTTAGTCATGAGAATATTGTCGCTTCAGGTGATACCAGATATTTACGAAATCGTAATGATGTATCTAACAAAGCACGATGGCAAAAACTACTTAGAATCTCCGCACACGGAGGAAGCATTTAACGATTTCATTGCACAAAATTCCAATATGCAGACATCGACCAATTTGAGAATTGTTTTGATATTCCTATTGAAAAATCCTAGATTAATATTGACTATAATTTTAAAGATAACTATTGGCCACCAAGACTACGGTGGCACAATGATTCCTGCTAACGACACGCTTCTTCTATCTCCGTTTATGAGGATTAGAGGGGACAATAATGAAATACTTTTAACTAGTATCCTAAGAACTATTTGCGTAGGGGATGCACAATGGGATGGAAGAAAATTCATGAAGTTTATAGCGGTTCTATTGGAGCAATCTGTAATCGACGAGGATAATTTGATGAACAATGTCTTCATACCATACTTGGAGGAAGACACTGTCAATCTAACAAACTTAAATTATGTTCTCTACAGTATTCGTAAATTGCGAGCTCAATGTACCAAAAACACAAACTTCAAGAATCTGATTATGGCTCTTGCTAAGAAAATGTCTTTCCTAAGAAATGATAAGCGTAACTCGAAATACGCGAGCAACGAAACTTTTAATCAAATAACTAAAATATTAACGTATTTCTTGGCGACTAAGAGCGACGTGATTCCTGATTCTATGAGGAGGGAGATATTCGAAGAGGTTCAAGCTGTGATCGAACCAATAGACAAGTTACATTTTACGCCTCTTTGGTTCCTAATGCGAAGGGATCCGAGCCCAATTGCTATAATAGAAGATTACGAAAGACGTTGTTTCAATGTGATAAACAGATTGAAAGAAGATCCTACGACTCCGGAGAAGCTGCGGGACTATTTGTCGAACTTGAGTTTGTTAAGGGAAGACTTTTTGCGGTACTTGATTACTCGGTCGACCGAAGAAGAATGTCGCAGGCTAAGcatagaagttatcaaaatATACTGTTACGGTTTTGGATGGAACACCGACTTGGAAGGATACGATCACTTCTCTCGCTTGATGATAGAAGCCTGCTGTTTGGCTCTAGAGTATCCGATCATTGGTGGAGTCGATCTATTTCTATCTTTATTCAAGTCCTTTACAGATTTCGCGAAAAAGCTTCTGAGCGAACGTCCGGAAAATCTAAGAAAACTATACGAATCGTTGACGAAAAAGCTTCGTCAACTCGAAAGAATCATATGCAAGACTGATTACGCGGAGTTGTATAACAGTTGTTTTACAAACTCGAACAGAGACACGCAGGATGATTATAATAATTTCATGGAGCTGGTGAACAATTGTAGCCGGTTTTGTGATCAGTGTCTCAATTTTGAGCAGAATTATAATGATATGTATAATGAACTTTCTATGAAATGTCATAATCCAAAAATTTCTAGTTTCTATGTAAATCATGAAATCATTTCTGCCTGTATGAAAGTACCTGCAACAGAAGCGTACGAGTGCATCAAACGAATGAATGAATTATTTGTTTCTAGTTAA
- the Rap2l gene encoding ras-associated protein 2-like, whose product MREFKVVVLGSGGVGKSALTVQFVSGCFMEKYDPTIEDFYRKEIEVDNSPCVLEILDTAGTEQFASMRDLYIKNGQGFVVVYSLTNHQTFQDIKAMKELITRVKGTERVPVLLVANKLDLEHQREVDTAEGTALAQVWGCPFVEASAKNRTNVNDVFAEIVREMNFSPEKEKKSYCCCSVL is encoded by the coding sequence ATGCGCGAGTTCAAGGTAGTCGTCCTCGGTTCGGGCGGGGTAGGCAAGAGCGCGCTCACCGTGCAATTCGTCTCGGGATGCTTTATGGAGAAGTACGATCCAACGATCGAGGATTTCTACCGGAAGGAGATCGAAGTGGACAACTCGCCGTGCGTGCTCGAGATCCTCGACACCGCCGGCACCGAGCAGTTCGCCAGCATGCGGGACCTCTACATAAAGAACGGTCAGGGTTTCGTGGTCGTGTACAGTCTGACGAATCACCAAACCTTCCAGGACATCAAAGCCATGAAGGAATTGATCACCCGTGTGAAAGGTACCGAACGCGTGCCGGTGTTACTCGTCGCGAACAAACTCGACCTGGAACACCAGCGCGAAGTGGACACGGCTGAGGGCACTGCACTGGCACAAGTCTGGGGTTGCCCATTCGTCGAAGCGTCCGCGAAGAACCGCACGAACGTCAACGACGTATTCGCCGAGATCGTACGCGAGATGAACTTCAGCCccgagaaagagaagaagagcTACTGCTGTTGCAGTGTCCTCTAA